In Aequorivita sp. H23M31, a single window of DNA contains:
- a CDS encoding NADH:flavin oxidoreductase/NADH oxidase, translating to MSKLFTPLQIRNTILKNRMVVSPMCMYSCVDGYANDFHLVHLGSRATGGFGLIIQEATAVSPEGRISYGDMGLWDDEQIIKPREIIEYVHSQNSLMGIQLAHAGRKASHALPLEGAHKINPEQRNGWQTVSSSALPFREGEAPPVALDKNGIQKVKDDYVAATRRAKKAGYDVVEIHAAHGYLFHQFYSPLANNRTDEYGGSFENRIRLLLEVTSEVKKEWGDEKPLFVRISATDWTEGGWDIEDSVNLAKHLKDLGVDLIDTSSGGNVPHAKIPTAPGYQAGFAERIKKETGILTGAVGQINTSALSEEILEKGMADLILYARESLRQPYLPLQFAHELREDIEWPLQYKRGRIKS from the coding sequence ATGTCAAAACTCTTCACCCCGCTTCAAATCAGAAATACCATTTTAAAAAACCGAATGGTAGTTTCCCCTATGTGTATGTATAGCTGCGTAGATGGGTATGCCAACGATTTTCATCTCGTGCATTTAGGAAGTCGAGCTACAGGGGGGTTCGGATTAATTATTCAAGAAGCTACGGCTGTATCGCCAGAAGGCAGAATATCGTATGGAGATATGGGTCTGTGGGATGACGAGCAGATTATCAAGCCTAGAGAGATTATAGAATATGTCCATTCACAAAATTCGCTTATGGGAATCCAGTTGGCGCACGCCGGTCGGAAAGCAAGCCATGCCCTACCTTTGGAAGGAGCGCATAAGATAAATCCAGAACAAAGGAATGGGTGGCAAACAGTTTCATCTTCCGCTTTGCCTTTTAGGGAGGGTGAGGCACCTCCTGTAGCATTGGACAAAAACGGAATTCAAAAAGTGAAGGATGATTATGTGGCAGCGACCCGTCGAGCAAAGAAAGCTGGTTATGATGTAGTCGAGATTCACGCTGCTCACGGCTATCTATTCCATCAGTTCTATTCGCCATTGGCAAATAATCGAACAGATGAATATGGCGGCAGTTTTGAAAATCGGATTAGATTGTTATTGGAAGTAACTTCCGAAGTAAAAAAAGAATGGGGCGATGAAAAGCCACTTTTTGTACGAATTTCGGCAACCGATTGGACAGAAGGTGGATGGGATATTGAAGATTCGGTCAACCTCGCAAAGCATCTAAAAGATTTGGGAGTAGACCTGATTGATACCTCTTCCGGAGGGAATGTACCACACGCTAAGATTCCAACTGCTCCTGGATATCAAGCGGGTTTTGCGGAGAGAATTAAAAAAGAAACAGGAATACTTACGGGCGCGGTAGGCCAAATAAACACCTCAGCATTATCCGAAGAAATTTTGGAAAAAGGGATGGCAGATCTAATTCTATATGCCCGAGAAAGTCTCCGACAACCCTATCTCCCATTACAATTTGCACACGAATTGAGAGAGGATATAGAATGGCCGCTTCAATATAAAAGAGGCAGAATTAAATCGTGA
- a CDS encoding LLM class flavin-dependent oxidoreductase yields MLEEQNLKNIPFSVLDLVPVIQGSSHKQAMENSLSLAQHVEKLGFKRFWISEHHNAESLVSSATPLLIGYIAEGTKTIRVGSGGVMLPNHAPLIVAEQFGTLATLYPDRIDLGLGRAPGTDQLTARALRRERVETVNDFPRDIQELQYYFSKTSHNSPVRAIPGEGLEVPLYLLGSSTFSAQLAAELGLPYAFASHFAPNHLHEAMQLYLNGFRPSKQLENCYAMAAVNVVVADTDEEAEYLSSSMKQFMLNIIRNTRQPLPPPVEDMSKIWNPMEEAHIAKMMQYTFVGSQETVRKKIANFISETRVDEIITVSHIHNHGSRLKSFELLAQLK; encoded by the coding sequence ATGTTAGAAGAACAAAACCTAAAAAACATTCCCTTTTCCGTCTTGGATTTGGTTCCGGTAATTCAGGGAAGTTCCCATAAACAAGCAATGGAAAACAGTCTTTCCCTCGCTCAGCATGTCGAGAAATTGGGATTCAAACGCTTTTGGATCTCCGAGCACCACAATGCGGAAAGTCTTGTCAGTTCGGCCACGCCATTGCTTATTGGATATATTGCAGAGGGAACTAAAACGATTCGCGTAGGTTCTGGCGGAGTTATGCTCCCGAATCACGCACCTTTAATTGTGGCAGAACAATTTGGAACATTAGCTACTCTTTATCCAGACCGTATTGATCTTGGTTTAGGTCGTGCCCCGGGAACGGATCAACTAACGGCAAGAGCTCTTCGACGAGAAAGAGTGGAAACGGTAAATGATTTTCCTCGGGATATTCAGGAACTGCAATATTATTTTTCAAAAACCAGTCATAACAGTCCCGTTCGAGCTATTCCAGGCGAAGGTTTGGAAGTGCCCCTTTATCTTTTGGGCTCCAGCACCTTTAGTGCCCAGCTCGCTGCCGAACTCGGATTACCTTACGCTTTCGCCAGTCATTTTGCTCCTAATCATTTGCACGAGGCGATGCAATTGTACCTAAATGGCTTTAGGCCTTCCAAACAATTGGAAAACTGCTATGCAATGGCAGCGGTGAATGTTGTGGTAGCAGATACCGATGAAGAAGCAGAATATCTCTCCAGCAGTATGAAACAATTTATGCTGAATATTATTCGTAATACAAGACAACCATTACCTCCGCCCGTGGAAGATATGTCCAAAATTTGGAATCCAATGGAAGAGGCGCATATAGCCAAAATGATGCAATATACTTTTGTGGGAAGTCAGGAAACAGTTCGGAAAAAGATTGCGAATTTCATCTCAGAAACACGAGTGGATGAAATAATTACGGTTTCACATATTCACAATCACGGATCCAGATTAAAGTCATTTGAATTGTTGGCACAACTGAAATAG
- a CDS encoding CBS domain-containing protein: MRKGEPISSIMTKNVITLNSKDELETAEHLFKKNKIRHIPVVKGKSIIGMLSYTDLLRISFADAVDDDDETIDTTVYNMFTIEQVMAKNLVSVPSSATVKEVAEILAKKEFHALPVVDDNKLVGIVTTTDLIKYLIEQI; encoded by the coding sequence ATGAGAAAAGGAGAGCCGATTTCATCAATTATGACCAAGAATGTTATCACTTTAAATTCAAAGGACGAATTAGAGACTGCAGAACATTTATTTAAGAAGAACAAAATAAGACATATTCCCGTGGTGAAGGGCAAATCCATTATTGGAATGCTGAGTTATACGGATTTGTTGCGAATCAGTTTTGCCGATGCAGTTGATGACGATGATGAAACTATCGATACTACCGTATATAATATGTTTACAATCGAGCAGGTAATGGCAAAAAACCTTGTCAGCGTTCCTTCCTCCGCTACTGTCAAGGAGGTTGCTGAAATACTGGCAAAAAAGGAATTTCACGCCTTGCCAGTGGTTGATGACAATAAACTTGTTGGAATAGTTACAACTACTGATTTGATTAAGTATTTGATTGAGCAGATTTAA
- a CDS encoding HAD family hydrolase, producing the protein MIKAVLFDMDGVIVDTEPLHRKSYYRMFDDFGIDVSDSLYDSFTGQATLPICRTLTEEYNLAASPQELMATKRKHFKYLFENDNDLDLLDGVYDLIRDYYNNDLTLVLASSASMLNIERIFDRFDLNKYFKAKISGADLKASKPHPEIFIKAAELAGKPREKCMVIEDSTNGIAAAHSAGIYCVGFKSPNSVNQDYSKADKVITDFGEIRFSKISEIF; encoded by the coding sequence ATGATAAAGGCAGTACTTTTCGATATGGACGGTGTAATTGTGGATACGGAACCACTTCACCGGAAATCTTATTATAGAATGTTTGATGATTTCGGAATTGACGTTTCCGATTCGTTGTACGATTCCTTCACCGGTCAAGCTACTTTACCCATTTGTCGCACTCTTACTGAAGAGTATAATTTGGCGGCAAGTCCGCAGGAATTAATGGCGACCAAGCGGAAGCATTTTAAATACCTTTTCGAAAATGATAATGATCTCGACCTCTTGGATGGTGTATATGATTTAATCCGTGATTACTATAATAACGACCTAACACTCGTTCTTGCTTCCTCTGCTTCCATGTTAAATATTGAAAGAATCTTTGATCGTTTCGACCTTAATAAATATTTTAAAGCCAAAATAAGTGGCGCCGATTTAAAAGCCTCCAAGCCGCATCCAGAGATTTTTATTAAGGCTGCGGAATTGGCGGGTAAACCACGCGAAAAGTGTATGGTTATCGAGGATTCAACTAATGGTATCGCCGCCGCACATTCGGCAGGAATTTATTGTGTCGGATTTAAAAGTCCAAATTCTGTTAATCAGGATTATTCCAAAGCCGATAAGGTGATTACGGATTTTGGGGAGATTAGGTTTTCAAAGATTTCTGAAATTTTCTAA
- a CDS encoding transposase codes for MDFLEPTYFYHIFNRGNNKQPIFHEDDNYRYFLKLTQKHILHIADIYCYCLLKNHFHFLVRIKEKSENQSQAFSNLFNAYSKAFNKKYNRTGNLFQRPFKRKRITEEKYLRQVILYIHLNPENHGIIENIENYPNSSYATILSSKPTQLKREEVIEIFDNIENFKFVHRQRPDLSDLDQT; via the coding sequence ATGGATTTCTTGGAACCCACATATTTCTATCATATTTTCAATAGAGGAAACAACAAACAGCCCATTTTCCATGAAGATGATAACTATCGGTATTTCCTAAAATTGACACAGAAACATATTTTACACATAGCAGATATTTATTGCTATTGTCTTCTTAAAAATCATTTTCATTTTTTAGTCAGGATTAAGGAAAAGAGTGAAAACCAATCCCAGGCTTTTTCCAATTTATTTAATGCATATTCGAAAGCTTTCAACAAAAAGTACAATAGAACTGGGAACTTATTTCAACGTCCTTTTAAACGAAAGAGAATCACGGAGGAAAAATACTTAAGGCAGGTTATACTTTATATCCATCTGAATCCCGAAAATCACGGAATTATAGAGAATATTGAAAATTACCCAAATAGTTCCTATGCTACCATTCTTTCATCAAAACCTACCCAATTAAAAAGAGAAGAAGTAATTGAGATTTTTGACAATATTGAGAACTTTAAATTCGTCCATCGACAAAGACCTGATTTATCAGATCTCGACCAAACCTGA
- a CDS encoding exonuclease domain-containing protein, which yields MHQHLFAIIDVETTGGGIAGNRITEICIALLRGNVVVDKYTTLVNPEREIPHYITALTGIDDRMVANAPRFFEVAEKIDLFTRDAIFVAHNVSFDYNVIRNEFENIGQSFTRKRLCTVRLSRKLIPNLLSYSLGRLCDTINIPHLDRHRAEGDVDATVILFQRLLSLDEDFKVFNTFLNPRSKQATLPPHLSSEQIEDLPEEAGIYLFKNQKHKVIYAGKAINIKKRVLSHFYDKKKEYHLGQETYYIDYEKTGNELLALLVESEHIRKHYPKFNRAQKLPATTYQIISYVNQRGIIQLALGKTKALNDSVSTFYSRTEAMEKLEEICETYKLCPRFCTLQSNVEKCSHYKIHSCEGICEETESVEDYNEKVRSAIEFLNENKPSFAIQGKGRSNGEIGFALVVAGQYQGFGFFDQNESICEVEDFEPYLKRQIASYHTHAVIRSYLKKYGEDNVVRFENAPTVRCEVRSLTIDLFEFFPGN from the coding sequence ATGCATCAACATCTTTTTGCCATTATTGACGTAGAAACCACCGGCGGAGGAATAGCCGGCAATAGGATCACGGAGATTTGTATTGCCCTATTACGTGGCAATGTAGTAGTTGATAAATATACCACGCTAGTAAATCCTGAAAGGGAGATTCCGCATTATATCACGGCTTTGACTGGAATTGATGACCGAATGGTTGCAAACGCGCCTCGTTTTTTTGAAGTGGCGGAAAAGATTGACCTATTTACTCGTGATGCAATTTTTGTGGCGCATAATGTGAGTTTCGACTACAATGTTATTCGGAATGAATTTGAGAATATCGGTCAGAGTTTTACACGGAAAAGATTGTGCACGGTTCGCCTTTCGCGGAAATTGATTCCGAATTTACTCTCTTATAGTCTTGGACGACTTTGCGATACTATTAATATCCCACATCTGGACCGGCACCGTGCCGAAGGAGATGTGGATGCGACGGTAATTCTTTTTCAACGGTTGTTATCTTTGGACGAAGACTTTAAAGTGTTCAATACCTTTCTAAATCCGCGTTCCAAGCAGGCCACACTCCCACCTCATTTATCTTCGGAACAAATAGAGGATTTGCCGGAAGAGGCGGGGATATATCTTTTTAAAAACCAGAAGCACAAGGTGATATATGCTGGTAAGGCCATTAACATCAAAAAACGGGTATTGAGCCATTTTTATGATAAAAAGAAGGAATACCATCTTGGCCAGGAAACGTATTATATCGATTATGAAAAGACCGGAAATGAACTTTTAGCGTTGTTGGTGGAATCGGAACATATCCGAAAACACTATCCTAAATTTAACCGCGCTCAGAAACTGCCGGCAACCACCTATCAAATTATAAGCTATGTGAATCAACGGGGGATTATCCAACTGGCATTGGGAAAAACGAAAGCACTTAACGATTCCGTGAGTACCTTTTACAGCCGGACGGAAGCGATGGAAAAGTTGGAAGAAATTTGTGAGACTTATAAATTATGTCCGCGGTTCTGCACTCTTCAAAGTAATGTGGAAAAATGTTCGCATTATAAAATACATAGCTGCGAAGGAATTTGTGAGGAAACCGAATCAGTGGAAGATTACAATGAAAAAGTCAGATCGGCCATTGAATTTCTTAATGAAAACAAACCCAGTTTTGCCATCCAAGGAAAAGGAAGATCAAACGGAGAAATAGGATTCGCCCTAGTAGTAGCCGGACAATATCAAGGCTTCGGATTTTTTGACCAGAATGAGTCCATTTGTGAAGTAGAAGATTTTGAACCATATTTAAAACGGCAGATTGCCAGTTACCATACCCACGCGGTAATCCGGAGTTATCTGAAAAAATATGGAGAGGATAATGTGGTGCGGTTTGAGAATGCTCCAACTGTTCGGTGTGAAGTGCGGAGCCTGACTATTGATTTGTTTGAGTTTTTTCCCGGGAATTAA
- a CDS encoding DUF6364 family protein, which yields MDKKLTLSLKGAVIERAKAYAKAQDTSLSKLIESYLASLTKTNENKSNITSLVQSLSGVVTLPENFDHKDAYTDYLIEKYK from the coding sequence ATGGACAAGAAACTCACTTTAAGCCTTAAAGGCGCGGTTATAGAAAGGGCAAAAGCATATGCCAAAGCTCAGGATACCAGTCTATCAAAACTTATAGAATCCTATTTGGCTAGTCTAACTAAAACCAATGAAAATAAATCCAATATAACTTCTTTAGTTCAGAGTCTAAGTGGTGTTGTGACTCTTCCGGAGAATTTCGACCACAAGGATGCTTACACTGATTATCTAATCGAGAAATACAAATGA
- a CDS encoding type II toxin-antitoxin system VapC family toxin: protein MSKLLIDTNIVIDLLSRREEFYDEAADLFSRADRKELDLVISSLTFVKTNYILTKLKSAKEAREILRKFKVLVEIVSLDDKIIQLALSDDDFPDFEDGLQFYTAVENQIDIIITRNKKDLKNSKIPVLTAKEFLAQ, encoded by the coding sequence ATGAGCAAATTACTCATCGATACAAACATTGTCATTGACTTGCTTTCTAGACGAGAGGAATTTTATGACGAAGCAGCCGATCTGTTTTCTAGGGCCGATAGAAAAGAATTGGATTTGGTAATCTCATCTTTAACTTTTGTCAAAACAAACTATATCCTCACAAAGCTGAAGTCAGCCAAAGAAGCTCGTGAAATATTGAGAAAATTCAAGGTGCTTGTTGAAATAGTAAGTTTGGATGATAAGATTATTCAACTTGCTTTAAGTGATGATGATTTTCCAGATTTTGAAGATGGATTACAATTTTATACCGCTGTCGAAAATCAAATAGACATTATAATAACACGAAACAAAAAGGATCTTAAAAACTCCAAGATACCTGTCCTGACCGCAAAAGAATTTCTGGCCCAATAG
- the ku gene encoding non-homologous end joining protein Ku: MRSIWNGSISFGLVSIPIKMYSASEESRLELDMLDVHDNARIRYKRVNENTGKEVEWKDIVKGFKKDDHYVILEDEDFAQANMKKSKTIDIEEFVEEKEVSDLLFKKPYFLEPQKEGGKSYNLLRDALKKTKKLGVATFVMRQKENLALIGVYKDALVLHAIRFADEIRDPADLKLPSTKVSKKEVDMALTLIENYTEPFKLDKYKDVYNDQLMKIINAKAKGKKTKVEKVDTTPTQAEDLMAKLKASLDKKKKSKAS; encoded by the coding sequence ATGCGCTCAATCTGGAACGGCTCGATTAGTTTTGGCCTTGTGTCAATACCCATTAAAATGTACAGTGCTTCGGAAGAAAGCAGGCTGGAACTCGATATGCTCGACGTGCACGACAACGCCCGAATCCGTTACAAACGGGTAAACGAAAATACGGGGAAGGAAGTGGAATGGAAGGATATCGTAAAAGGTTTTAAAAAAGATGATCACTATGTGATTTTGGAAGATGAGGATTTCGCCCAGGCGAATATGAAAAAGAGCAAAACCATCGATATCGAGGAATTTGTAGAAGAAAAAGAAGTGAGCGACTTGCTTTTTAAAAAGCCTTATTTTCTTGAACCTCAAAAGGAAGGAGGGAAAAGTTATAATTTACTAAGAGATGCGCTTAAAAAAACCAAGAAACTGGGAGTGGCCACTTTTGTGATGCGCCAAAAAGAAAATCTTGCCCTTATTGGAGTTTATAAAGATGCCCTTGTCCTACATGCCATCAGATTTGCTGATGAAATTCGCGATCCCGCAGATCTTAAATTGCCATCCACTAAGGTTTCTAAGAAAGAGGTAGATATGGCACTGACGCTCATAGAAAATTATACGGAACCCTTCAAACTGGATAAATATAAGGACGTTTATAATGACCAGTTGATGAAAATAATCAATGCCAAAGCCAAGGGTAAAAAGACCAAGGTGGAGAAAGTGGATACCACTCCTACACAAGCTGAAGATCTGATGGCAAAGCTTAAAGCGAGTCTTGATAAGAAAAAGAAAAGTAAAGCTTCCTGA
- the ligD gene encoding DNA ligase D encodes MGLEDYKKKRKFDKTPEPEGEIGEENQRRFVIQRHQATRLHYDLRLEMEGVLKSWAVPKGPSQNPEDKRLAIQTEDHPVKYLSFHGVIPKGNYGAGVMDIWDEGTYNVLESKGTSNPVAQINKGDLKIEFFGKKIKGTFALVHTQRGEQKNQWLLIKKKDKYSTDLEYDAEIFVEEGKKSAQVRKSLNLDEYVKPMLATSAKEIFKDPNWVFELKWDGYRVVANIKDGEVDIYSRNGISYNSKFASVKKALENIPHNCILDGEVIVVNKEGKNDFQKLQKYDAKTTKGQLQYQVFDLLHLNGMDTIGLPLVERKSLLPEILEGLDNVLYCDHIEAMGPTLYKRAVDAGMEGVMAKKADSTYVPGYRSEYWLKIKDVNTEEAIICGYTDSKTGGNLFGSLILGMYKDGVLTYVGNCGSGFSTAEQKMLKKKFEKLKAEERPFKKAPALKGRKPYWVKPELICEVKFTEWTNSGVMRHPVYKGLRKDKNPEEIVPHQTAKNSPTQTKTSSSSSTSLEVDGISVPVSNLDKVYWPDTGYTKYDLIDYYLHISEYILPYLIDRPQNLNRHPNGIDKPSFYQKDNEILPHWIETFKIYSESSKKKIEYLLCQNEATLLYMANLGCIEINPWNSVIQDLEHPTYTVIDIDPSEKNTFSQVKEVALAAKEVLDLAKIEGYPKTSGSSGIHIYIPLDGKYTYDEARDFTKLLCYYIKEKLPKLTTMERALNKRNGRIYLDFLQNRRGQTLAAPYCVRPKKGASVSAPLEWSEINSKLEILNFTLKNMPERVENLGDLFLPVLQSGIDMGAAMENLMG; translated from the coding sequence TTGGGATTAGAGGATTACAAAAAGAAACGGAAATTCGATAAAACCCCCGAACCTGAGGGAGAGATAGGTGAGGAGAATCAACGTAGATTTGTGATCCAGCGCCATCAAGCCACGAGACTCCACTATGATTTACGTCTGGAAATGGAGGGCGTGCTTAAAAGTTGGGCGGTGCCCAAAGGTCCTTCCCAAAATCCAGAGGATAAACGGTTGGCAATCCAAACCGAGGACCATCCCGTTAAATATCTTTCTTTTCACGGAGTAATTCCCAAAGGAAATTACGGTGCGGGGGTTATGGATATTTGGGATGAAGGCACCTACAATGTTTTGGAAAGTAAGGGCACTTCAAATCCTGTTGCCCAAATTAACAAAGGAGATCTGAAAATAGAATTCTTCGGAAAAAAGATAAAAGGAACTTTCGCCCTTGTCCATACCCAACGCGGAGAGCAAAAAAACCAATGGCTGCTGATTAAAAAAAAGGATAAATATTCCACCGACCTGGAATACGATGCCGAAATCTTTGTGGAGGAAGGAAAGAAGTCCGCACAGGTCAGAAAATCCCTTAATCTTGATGAATATGTAAAACCGATGCTGGCTACTTCGGCCAAGGAGATTTTCAAAGATCCTAACTGGGTTTTTGAACTGAAATGGGATGGATATCGCGTTGTGGCAAATATCAAGGATGGGGAAGTGGATATTTATTCCAGAAATGGGATTTCCTATAATTCAAAATTCGCTTCCGTTAAAAAAGCTTTGGAAAATATCCCCCATAACTGTATTTTGGATGGGGAAGTAATTGTGGTTAATAAAGAAGGAAAAAACGACTTTCAAAAACTTCAGAAATACGATGCCAAAACTACAAAAGGTCAATTGCAATATCAGGTTTTTGATTTGCTTCATCTTAACGGAATGGACACCATCGGACTCCCCTTGGTAGAACGAAAAAGTCTTCTGCCCGAAATTCTGGAAGGCCTTGATAATGTTCTTTATTGTGATCATATTGAAGCAATGGGTCCAACTCTTTACAAACGTGCGGTGGATGCAGGAATGGAAGGCGTGATGGCAAAAAAAGCAGATTCTACTTATGTTCCTGGGTATAGAAGTGAATATTGGTTAAAAATAAAAGACGTCAACACCGAGGAAGCCATTATTTGCGGCTACACCGATTCAAAAACAGGAGGTAATCTATTCGGCTCCCTAATTTTGGGAATGTATAAAGATGGAGTTTTGACGTATGTTGGAAATTGTGGCTCTGGATTTTCTACTGCCGAACAAAAAATGCTCAAAAAAAAGTTTGAAAAGCTGAAAGCTGAAGAACGACCTTTTAAAAAAGCCCCGGCATTAAAAGGTAGAAAACCATATTGGGTAAAACCGGAATTGATCTGCGAAGTGAAATTCACCGAATGGACCAACAGTGGCGTAATGCGCCATCCCGTTTATAAAGGCCTTCGAAAGGATAAGAACCCCGAAGAAATAGTTCCACATCAAACTGCCAAAAACTCCCCCACACAAACAAAAACTTCATCTTCATCTTCAACTTCTTTAGAAGTTGATGGTATATCTGTTCCCGTTTCCAATCTTGACAAAGTCTATTGGCCCGATACTGGCTACACCAAATACGACTTGATTGATTATTATCTTCATATTTCAGAATACATTCTGCCATACCTTATTGATCGTCCTCAAAACCTGAACCGCCATCCCAATGGTATCGACAAACCTTCCTTCTATCAAAAGGACAACGAAATTCTGCCACATTGGATTGAGACTTTTAAAATTTACTCCGAATCTTCTAAAAAGAAAATTGAATACCTCCTTTGCCAAAATGAAGCAACCTTGTTGTATATGGCGAATTTGGGTTGTATAGAAATCAATCCGTGGAACTCCGTTATCCAGGATTTGGAACATCCTACCTACACCGTAATCGATATCGACCCTTCGGAAAAAAATACTTTTTCCCAGGTTAAGGAAGTCGCCTTGGCCGCAAAGGAAGTGTTGGACCTTGCAAAAATTGAAGGCTATCCCAAAACCTCCGGCTCTTCGGGCATACATATCTACATTCCTCTGGATGGAAAATACACCTACGATGAAGCCCGCGATTTTACCAAATTGCTCTGTTATTACATCAAGGAAAAACTTCCCAAACTTACCACAATGGAACGCGCCTTAAATAAACGGAACGGCCGGATTTACCTTGACTTTCTCCAAAACCGCCGTGGACAAACCCTTGCTGCTCCTTACTGCGTTCGCCCTAAAAAAGGAGCTTCCGTTTCCGCTCCCTTGGAATGGTCCGAAATAAACTCGAAGTTGGAAATTTTAAATTTTACCCTTAAAAATATGCCTGAGAGAGTGGAAAATTTAGGCGATCTGTTTTTGCCAGTGCTTCAGTCGGGAATCGATATGGGGGCCGCAATGGAGAATTTAATGGGGTAA
- a CDS encoding helix-turn-helix transcriptional regulator, with protein MADENSSFKAKRLELDSQLHGVQRHLKNGAYNLVDLGNILPAALIVQEVVEGKPVGVSFMNDWGCERLGTSASEINSLGDEYYERYFVKEESLGIFMGISRYLENEDFSQQYNFFQRVKLHGETDYKWFYSVCKMFSVPENSVTAQKLVVLSNPLEGVGVTISKVNQLLDENIYIKNNYRVFATLTKSEKRIIALLVHGKSSRDIAEELSLSIHTVSTHRKNIIRKTQCTTFAALLKFAMAFEVY; from the coding sequence ATGGCTGATGAAAATTCATCCTTTAAAGCAAAGAGATTGGAATTGGATTCCCAACTTCACGGGGTTCAGCGCCATCTTAAAAATGGCGCCTATAACCTTGTCGATCTGGGAAATATATTGCCCGCAGCCTTAATTGTGCAGGAAGTGGTGGAAGGAAAACCGGTGGGGGTAAGCTTTATGAATGACTGGGGTTGTGAACGTTTGGGAACCTCGGCCAGCGAAATCAATTCCCTTGGTGATGAATACTACGAAAGGTACTTTGTAAAGGAAGAGTCTTTGGGAATTTTCATGGGTATCTCAAGATATTTGGAAAATGAAGATTTCTCCCAACAGTACAATTTTTTTCAACGGGTAAAACTACACGGTGAAACCGACTATAAATGGTTTTATTCCGTCTGTAAAATGTTCTCGGTTCCTGAAAATTCCGTTACCGCACAAAAATTGGTAGTCCTTTCAAATCCGCTTGAAGGTGTAGGCGTTACAATATCCAAAGTGAACCAATTGCTCGATGAAAATATTTACATAAAAAATAATTATCGGGTCTTTGCCACCTTGACCAAAAGTGAAAAGCGGATTATCGCTCTTCTGGTACACGGGAAATCTTCCAGAGATATTGCAGAAGAATTGTCCCTATCAATCCATACCGTAAGTACCCATCGCAAAAATATAATCCGAAAGACCCAGTGCACTACCTTTGCGGCCCTGCTTAAATTTGCAATGGCCTTTGAGGTTTATTGA
- a CDS encoding COG1361 family protein: protein MMKKEKDDFSKDVESIFRKSVEINKHYLKQSAELAKTFGSSGRELKNLKLFQPELMMGALTSFTKMNLDHYKNMMDLGFALTKKALIPDVEAEFPEENPPSDEPSFILSAISLAGENVSLQFILDNVKKEEASCQLVNSEYVDVNNNESIYNFPTVFRPQSFHLAPGVSQTVAINISLDANIPLGTYQSKVQVLGFESSYFLIRLSIVERSENDSEKPSRSRPIKKPGNGRQDEKRPKQQ, encoded by the coding sequence ATGATGAAGAAGGAGAAGGATGATTTCTCAAAAGATGTAGAAAGTATTTTCCGTAAATCTGTTGAGATCAACAAGCATTATTTAAAGCAGAGCGCAGAATTGGCCAAAACCTTTGGCTCATCGGGACGCGAGCTAAAAAATCTGAAGCTCTTCCAGCCCGAGCTGATGATGGGGGCACTGACTTCTTTTACCAAAATGAATCTCGATCATTATAAAAATATGATGGACCTCGGTTTCGCCCTCACCAAAAAAGCCTTGATTCCAGATGTTGAAGCCGAATTTCCCGAAGAAAATCCTCCTTCCGATGAACCTTCCTTTATTCTTTCTGCTATTTCCCTTGCTGGGGAAAATGTGAGCCTGCAATTTATTCTGGATAATGTAAAAAAAGAGGAAGCCTCCTGTCAACTGGTGAATTCGGAATACGTAGATGTCAATAACAACGAAAGCATCTACAATTTCCCTACCGTTTTTAGACCCCAATCCTTTCATTTGGCTCCCGGTGTGTCACAAACCGTAGCTATTAATATTTCCCTAGATGCTAATATTCCCTTGGGTACCTACCAAAGTAAAGTGCAAGTTTTGGGTTTTGAGTCCAGTTACTTTCTTATAAGGCTTAGCATTGTTGAACGGTCGGAGAATGATTCAGAAAAACCTTCAAGATCAAGACCCATAAAAAAACCTGGAAATGGCCGCCAAGATGAAAAAAGACCAAAACAGCAGTAA